The following proteins come from a genomic window of Malus domestica chromosome 02, GDT2T_hap1:
- the LOC139191635 gene encoding uncharacterized protein, producing the protein MCLALMFTIQKLRHYMHAYIIHLVTKADPVKYVMSKPVLTERLAKWALLLNQYEIIYVPAKAVKGQTLANFLADHPIPANWKISYDLPDKEVFYIDIFLTWMMFFDGSTREDVAGAEVVFMSPQRQILPYSLQLSELCSNNVAEYQALIISLQIAINMGITTLEVFGDSKLIINQLLTEYEVRKDDIFPYFRLATQLLL; encoded by the coding sequence ATGTGCCTCGCCTTGATGTTTAccatccagaagctcaggcattacatgcatgcttacatcATCCACCTGGTTACTAAAGCTGACCCAGTCAAATACGTTATGTCCAAACCAGTCTTAACAgagcgactagctaaatgggcgttgCTTCTTAATCAATACGAGATTATCTatgtcccagctaaagccgtcaaaGGACAAACGCTAGCAAACTTCCTTGCcgatcatccaatcccagccAATTGGAAAATCTCATACGACTTGCCTGATAAagaggtgttctacatcgacatcttccTGACATGGATGATGTTCTTTGACGGATCTACACGAGAAGATGTAGCGGGGGCagaagtagtattcatgtcaccacaaaggcaaatactaccttattcctTGCAACTAAGTGAactatgctccaacaacgtcgctgagtaccaagcattAATCATCAGTCTCCAAATAGCGATCAACATGGGAATCACAACCCTTGAGGTATTTGGTGACTCCAAGCttataatcaatcaactcttaactgaatatgaggtgaggaaagatgatatATTCCCATACTTCAGGCTGGCAACTCAACTACTACTGTGA